The genomic interval ACCGATTGTTTGCAATCAACGCCCGTGGCATGGCTGTGTGTATGAAGCACGTTGTGCGTGTGATGGTTGAAGGACGAGTGAGGGGGAGTATCGTCTGCACGGGGAGCATAGCCGCTAGTCAGGGAAGGAAGTCATGTCATGACTCATGTATaggtcaatatatataaaagcttcaTAAGcttgatatataatatctttttgaATGAGCAtgattggaaaaatatatataatacgcaTGCAAGATTGAGTAATTAAAGTTCATGTTCACGAGGAGACTAGCTAGAAAATCGGAAAACATGTTAACGATCGATCGAGGAGGTCAAAATACTGTTAATAATGTTCAATCTTTAGAAGAAGTTGAATCATATTTAGCTTCTAAATAATTCTGAAGCTATTTgattaagagtaatattacatacagtcgtaaaatatataaatattatgcagttattttgaaaataagttaggtttattattaaaaaataaatttattttcatgtaaatcttataattattcattttttttttaaaatgactatacgaCGTTTGCACacttaaaactgtaaatatttttttttattaattagaagaaaattaggACTATCTAGCATGAAGCTGCTGCCATAGTAAAaggcaatatatatacatgaaagcTTTACAGATTATTAATGTAACAACTGATCGACGACATGATATCCCCTCAGAACCAAACATGTTTCAATCAGAATTCGTTTCATTAGTGAACTGATTGAAGAGTGCGTTGACAGGAATAGTCCTGACCACTCATCATGATTCATGCATGGGAGGTCGACGAAGGGCGCcactctaattaattagtgaTGGAAAACTAATTTTCCCACTTGTTTCTATCGCTAAttcattatgaattttttattttttttatttaataattaagtaagtattttttaataatattataaattttttattttttaaaatatatttaaatatattaaaaaaaaactcatatcaaaattattaacGAGAGTCCCAACGAGCTTCCTTCAGCAGTCGGAATAGCACTACTCATTAGTGATAATATCGTGCTACAGCCTCCAGCGGGGGCTGTTGGcatatattgtatgtgttttttttaaagttattttttatataatatttttaaatattttttaaaaaataaaataaatttagaacattattaaaaacactttcttaatcaagaagtaaaaaaaaagttattaaaaaatacttccttaatcacgaagtaaaataaaaaatcataaaaaaatattttatattttacttcgtgattaagcaaatattattaaataatattataattttttttattttttaaaaatatttaaaatcattaaaaacatctatataaaaaaaattaaaaaatacacataataaaatacactaatcaagaagtaaaaaaaaagttattaaaaaatacttccttaatcacgaagtaaaataaaaaatcataaaaaaatattttatattttacttcgtgattaagcaaatattattaaataatattataattttttttattttttaaaaatatttaaaatcattaaaaacatctatataaaaaaaattaaaaaatacacataataaaatacactagagctccagcgagAGCTCCCAACGAGagccagcgggagctccagcattatcCTTAGTGATAACTATTCATGAAGGCTGGTCTGACCACTCATGGGTCGTCGACCAAGGCCAAccataaaaagaaagagtaatcttaaatataattttcaaataaataaggatcttttattaaaaaaaaaaaaaaagaattcactaaaaataaatatattgtttttatatttttttaaggtgggATATATTTTTAACACAGGAACTACGTACATAagatttacttatttatttatttagaatttgtataaattatttcttctatttttagGTGACTTTGCGTTTAACAATAGATGGAATATTTTTTAGCCAACAAGATATCCACCCCTCACATGACACGTTTTGgacgtatttatttatttattttcaaatataatttctacCAAACATACAAAACAAAAGTACCTTAATAGATTGCCAACTAACGGTCATCTTCTCGAAGCCAATAATACTTTTTCTAGAGACatccattttcctttaaatgTGCAAACATGATAAAGAAAATGGTAGTTGAATCaataaaagtaatgataaaagtgatcattgaatttttaatttattttaaaatttggatttttatttaatagttaaagaaatcaatattagtgaatttatatttttttattttttaaaaatttttaaaaatgtattaaaaaattattggaaaaaaagaaaaaataaacatttgaacTTGGTCGTTTTTCTTAGTTAAGATTTCATTTgatattaaattgagttgagatagttgatatagaagataaaaattgaataaaatattattaaaatattatttattattatttaaaaatttaaaaaaattaattttttattatattttatatacaattttaaaacaattatgataataaaaattaaaaaataaaaataaaacatttttactattcaaacgcGCTTAAACCTGTGGTTGGAGTATCAGGGTCCATAAGATAAGGCAATCACAGTACTAACTAGTTCATGATCAGTCTGcccatttctttttctgatCTACAATGACAGACTCTACAGTGGGCAACCACAGATCACTAAAGGGAAAGGTAGCAATAATCACCGGCGGCGCAAGCGGCATAGGCGAGGCCACCGCACGCCTTTTCACCCAACATGGCACACGCATGGTGGTGATCGCCGATATCCAAGACCAACTGGGTAAACAGGTTGCCTCATCCATTGGCATAGACAAGTGCAGCTACGTGCACTGTGATGTTTCTGACGAAGACCAGGTCAAAAGCACCGTGGAATCGACCGTCGAGAAATATGGGCAGCTCGACATCATGTTCAGCAATGCTGGGATTCTAAGTTCCTCCGAACAGACCGTCCTCGAGCTCGACATTTTAGGATTCGACCGATTGTTTGCAGTCAACGTCCGTGGCATGGCCTTGTGTGTGAAGCACGCCGCGCGAGCGATGGTTGAAAGAGGCGTGAGTGGGAGTATCGTCTGCACGGGGAGCGTGGCGGCTAGCCACGGTGCGAAGGCTCGGACGGACTATTGCATGACAAAGCACGCGGTGCTGGGGCTGGTTCGATCAGCGAGCCTGCAGCTTGGGGAGCACGGGATTAGGGTGAACAGCGTATCACCAAATGGGTTGGCGACGCCATTGACGTGCCGCGTGCAAGGGAAGAGCGTGGAAGAGGTTGAGAAGGTGTACGAGACATTTGCCAGGTTGAAAGGGGTTTTGCTGAAGGTGGAACATGTAGCAGATGCTGTGCTGTTTCTTGCATGTAATGAATTTGTGAGTGGGCATGATCTTGTGGTGGACGGTGTTTTCGTGcctagtagtagtactactactactactactactactacttaaAAAGTATATTGAGGAATggcttaattaattatcaataaattGACCGGATCGATCTCGCTTAATTCCCTTCCGGCCGGCCAGCATTTTACATTACGTATGATCTTTCAATGTATTTTGGATCTCGATCGtatggatgatgatgatcagtttTTAAGTTTGAGATGCAACTACTTTACAGAGTATTTATAAAGAGAATTTATAGCAACTACTTTCCTCAAAATGCGGATCTTTTGCCATGTGTCTTCTCcagattaattttattgttgctGGAATATTCTACTGGGTCATGCCGTGTGCTTCTGGAATGTGCAGAATCCTTTGTGGACCTGTTGTGCATTTCCACTCTGTTGTTTGTTGTGCCTTGCCACTCTGCTGCTTGCTTCCTCTTGTATACTTAACAACCTCCCGCGATTCAAGCGGCACCTAATTAATGGTGAGGCTTGATCAATGGAAATTGAAGCTTGCAGTGGATAGTAGTTTAGTACTGAAGATATCTGCTAACTAATCCTTGCTAGATAAAAATGATGTTGAGTATTGTGGAATCTAGTCCACACCGCTCGAGCGGAGTCTCTAGCCGCTTAAGCGGAGacaagtcagagagtttgctCAAGATAGCTCGACAGACAGCTTGAGCAAatgcaagtcagagagttcgttTGACTTCGCTCGACACACCGCTCGATCGGAgggaagtcagagagttcgcttgaagAGCCGTTCAACACATGGCTTGAGCGATTGCGGAAAGCAGGTTCGCTCGATGCGGGCTTgacacgccgctcgagcgaacatgactatttttgaagattttaggGTTTCCGCCGCATGacatatttaaatgattttgttttgactTGTGATGTATCAGAGTGAACAGTAGCCGTCTCATAcattgtattgtgattcctcaaaaaaaaaaaatcatctgcaGCTCCCGTGGAcataggcaatttgccgaaccacgtaaatactgtgtcgtgtgtgattgcTTATTTTTCCCTTGTTTGCCTTTTACTTTATtgtcatcattttacacaacaattggtatcaagagccaaggttCGGGTCTGAGAAAAAATGATGGCTGAAGAGGATGTAAAGGTATCAGGGATCGAGAAGTTTGATGGCACGGATTATGGATACTGGAAAATGCAGATAGAGGATTACCTTTATGGGAAGAGACTTCATCTTCCATTGCTGGGGATTAAACCAGACAACATGTCAGTTGCTGATTGGACCCTGTTGGATCGACAGGTTCTGGGGGTTATTCGGCTAACCCTGTCAAGATCCATTGCACACAACGTCATCAAGGAGAAGACGACTGCGGATCTCATAGCAGCTTTGTCagatatgtatgaaaagccgtcaGTAAATAACAAGGTACATctgatgaaaaagttatttaatttgaatatgGCAGATGGTACGTCTGTTGCACAACAtctgaatgattttaatactatcaTAAATCAATTTTCGTCtgttgaaattgaatttgatgatgagataTGTGCACTGATACTATTGACATTACTGCCAAATAGTTGAGAAGCCGTGAGAATGGCTGTTAGTAATTTTGCCGGTAAGTCAAagttgaaatatgatgatatctgtgatttgattttggctaAAGAGGTGCATAGGAGAGATTCAGGCGAAACCTTGGGTTCGAGTTCAGTGCTGAATGTTGACTCTCGGGGGAGAGCACAAGACAGTAACTCAAACATAGGCgatcaaaatcaaagaataGGGGCAAGAGCAAGTCAAGACCTGGTTAGCAGGCAACTTGCTGGAATTGTGGCAAAGCTGAAGAATTGCAGAAATCCCAAGAAGACTGAGAATGATAATGCTAATGTGGTAACTGAAGAAGTACATGATGCACTATTACTTGTAGTTCATAGTCCAGTTGATGACTGTATACTAGATTCAGGGGCTTCCTTCCATACATCTTCCCATCGGGAGATAATTCAGAACTATGTTGCATGTGATTTTGGGAAGGTGTATCTGGCTGATAGAGAGGCTTTGAATGTAGTAGAGATGAGAGACATTGACATTGTACTCCCTAATAAGAACAAATGGACCTTGCAGAAGGCTAGACACATTCCTGAGTTGAAGAAGAATCTCATTTCTGTTGGGCAGCTTGATGATTGTGGCCATTCAGTGGTATTTTCAGATAGCACCTGGAAGGTCACCAAAGGGGTATTAGTATTGGCTCAGGGTAAGAAAACTGGTACACTTTATATGACTACTTGTTTGAATAACACTATTGCTACTACCGTTACAGAGAGCACAACAAATTTGTGGCATTGtaggcttggccatataagTTAGAAGGGCATGAAAGAACTTCTGTCTAGAGGCAAGCTACCAGAACTGAAGTCAGTTGATCTCAGTGTGTGTGAGTTGCATTATGGGGAAATAGAAGAATGTCAGTTTCTTGAAGAGTGGCAGAATACTGAAGAAAGGGAAACTAATCTTGTGCATACTGATGTGTGGGGGCCTTCCCCAGTGGCATCTCTTGGAAGTTCTCGTTATTATGTCACATTTATTGATGACCACAGCAGGAATGTATGAGTCTATTTTTTGAAGCATAAATCTGATGTATTTAATGTGTTCAAAATTTGGAAGGCCATGGTTGAGACAGAGACAGAATTGAAGCCAAAATGCTTAAGGTCTGACAATGGTGGTGAGTATATTACTGATGGATTCAAGAAGTATTGTGCAACTCAAGGTATCAGAATGGATAAGACTATTCCTGGGACACCACAGCAAAATAGAGTTGTTGAACGCATGAACAGAACCATAAATGAGCGTGCTAGAAGCATGAGGCTGCACGATGGGCTACCACCTATTTTCTGGGCAGATGCAATTAGCATTGCAGTATACTTGATAAAGAGAGGGCCATCAATTCTACTAGATTGTGAATTGCCTGAAGAGGCTTGGAGCGGGAAAGAAGTCaaattttctcatcttaaaACTTTTGACTATCTTTTTTATGTTCTTATCGATTCTGATGCTCGTAGTAAACTTGAAACTAAGTCAAGGAAATATTATTTCATTGGCTATGGGGACGAGTCATTTGGCTATTGTTTCTGGGATGATCAGGATCAGAAGATTATAAGAAGCAGGAATGTGATCTTCAATGAAAAGAACGTGTACAAGGACAAGTCTAGTACAGTTGTTGAAGCAGCTCCTCAGGAGTTTGACTTTGTGAGTTTGGATGACCTAATAGAGGCCACAGTGCCGTGTAGAGAAATGAGTGACTGGGAGAGTGGGTCCAGTACACCCATTCCTATTATTCCGTAGTCAGATCCAGAGCCGTCCACTCCTACAGCTACAGTTCGCAGGTTAGTTAGGACTATTCATCATCCACAGCGTTTCTCACctactttgaattttattttgttgacaGATGGAGGAGAACTGCAGAGTTATCAAGAAACCTTGTAAGATGAAAATTCTAGCAAGTGAGAGCTGGCCATGAAAGATGAGATGGATAACTTGCTAGGGAATCAGACATAGGAGTTGACAGAACTTCCATAAGGGAAGAATGCATTACACAACAAGTGGGTGTATCGGGTGAAAGTTGAGCATGATGGCAGTAAGAGGTACAAGACCAGACTTGTTGTAAAAGGCTTTCAGCAGAAATAGAGCATTGATTACTCTGAGATCTTCTCACTTGTGGTAAAGATCACAACCATCAGGTTAGTTTTGGCTGTGGTTGCTACTGAAGATCTATTTCTTGAGCAGTTAGATGTGAAGACAGGTTTTCTTCATGGAGATCTTGAAGAAGACATCTACATGCACCAACCTGAGGGATTTGTAGTATAGGGAAAGGAAGGTTCAGTTTGCAGACTAAAGAAGAGCTTATATGGCctgaaacaagctcctagaCAGTGGTACAAAAAATTTGACAGTTTCATGTGCAGTGCAGGGTACATCAGATGTCAGGCAGATCACTGATGCTATGTCAAGCAGTTTgacaattcttacattattttgttgctatatgtggatgacatgcttATTGCAGGGGCTAGTATTGATGAGATCAATAATCTAAAAAAGCAGATGTCAGAACACtttgcaatgaaggatttgggagCTGCAAAGCAAATCTTTGGCATGAGAATTgtcagagacagagtcagaggCACATTAAGACTCTCATAGGCTAAGTATGTGAAAAAGGTACTCAGCAAATTCAATATGGATAAGGCCAAGCCAGGTGGCACACCCTTGGGTAGTCACTTCAGACTCAGCAAGGATCAAGCACCAAAGTCAGAAGAGGAATAAGACTATATGAGTAAGGTTCCTTATGCTTCAGCTATTAGTTTACTTATGTATGCTATGGTttgcactagaccagatattgcccATGTAGTGGGAGTTATGAGTAGGATACATGAGTAACTCTGGAAAACAATATTGGGAAGCAGTATAGTGGATTTTGAGATACCTAAAAGGCTCCTCAGAAACGTGCTTGTATTTCTTAGGAGGAGGCTTAGAGGTACAGGGCTGCTGATTTAGCTGAAGATACTGATAGCAGAAAAAGTACCACAGGGTTTGTTTACACTCTAGGTGGTAATGCAGTTTCATGGGATTCCAATTTACAAAAGACAGTTTCTTTGTCTACTACAGAAGCTGAGTATATTGCAGTTTCAGAAGCTGTAAAGGAGATGGTTTGGTTACAGGGCTTATTGGAGAAATTGGGTAAAAAGAATCAGAAGGGCACCCTCTAcagtgacagtcagagtgccaTATTCCTTGCCAAGAACCCAACGTTTCATTCTAGGACTAAGCACATTCAGATCAGGAATCACTTTATACGATTATTGTTAGATGACGGACAATTGTTACTTGAAAAAATCTATGGAAGTAAGAACCCTGCTGATATGTTGACAAAGGGTGTTACACTTGAGAAACTGAAGTTGTGCATAACTTCAGTTGGTCTTCTAGCATGAAGACAAGGGTATTGATTTGCATAGGTAGAGGATATCATGTTTGAGGTAAAGAGCGATATTGTGGGTgtaccagtctccaagtgggagaattgtGGAGTCTCGTCCACACCGCTCGAGCGAAATCCCTAGCTGCTCGAGCGAAGACAAGTCAAAGATTTGAATCAAGATATCTCGACAGATCGCTAGAGCAAATGCAAGTCAGAGAATTCACTCGATACCGCTCTACACACCGCTCGAGTGGAGGGAAGTCAGAGAGTTTGCTTGAAGAGCCACTCAATACATGGCTTGAGCGATTGAAGGAAACAGGTTCGCTCGATGCGGGCTCGACACGCCGCTCGAGCAAACATGACTATTTCTAAAGATTTTAGGGTTTCCACCGCATGacataattaaatgattttgttttgactTGTGATGTATCAAAGTGAACAATAGTTTTCCCATACATTGTATTGTGATtcttcaagaaataaaaattctctGCAGCtgctgtggatgtaggcaatttgccgaaccacgtaaatactgtgtcgtgtgtgattgcTTATTTTTCCCTTGTTTGCCTTTTACTTTATTGTCATCGTTTTACACAACAAAAGAGACATTGAGTGTTTTGGCTGCAACTCTAGCCCTTACAAAATGATAATCTAATTCTACATGATTTGTATGAGCATGTAAAATTGTATTTACAGTTAAATATGTCGCCCCAAGTTGTCACACCACAATTTCGGTggatcctttaaaaaaaatacccaattcACTCAAATGAGATTGAATCCACAAAACTTCACAAGTGGTGTTAGCAATGGCTTTATATTTAGCCTCAGTAGAAAATCTTGTAATTGTAGGCTGCTTTTTGGATCCCAAATGAGACctaaaaaatacacaaagaCCACCTGTTAATTTTCTATCATCAGGGCAACCGGCCTAATCAGCATCAGAGAAGGGCAAGAGAGTATATGAAGATGATTTGGAGAAAAACAGACCAAAGTTAGAAGTAATTCTAAAATACCTAAGAATTCGTTTGGCTACTTGCCATTGTGAGATTTTTGGATTGTGCATGTATTGACAAACTTTGTTAATAGCAAATGATATGTCCGAACgagtaaaagataaatattgtaAACTACCAACTATACTTCTATAAGTAAGAGGATCCTCAAAGGAGGAACTATCAAAAGCCGAGAGTTTGGTAGTTACTGACATTGGAGTAGACACAGATTTCAGATGATGCATATTAGTTTTgtgaagataaaaatatatttggattGGCAAAGAAACAGACCCTCATTATTTTGAATGATTTCAATGCCTAAGAAATAATGTAGTTGACCTAGATGCTTAACAAGAAAAGATAAGCTAAGAACATAAATGAACTCAGATATTAAATTGGAATTTGAGCCTGTAACAATGATATCATCCGCATATATGAGCACAAAAATTACATGAGATTCATGTCTATATGAACATGTATCAGATTTTTATTCCTGAAAGCCTAAATAGAAAAGCTTGCTGCTAAGTTTTGAAAACCTGGCTCGTGGAGCCTGATTTAGGCCATAAATGTCCTATTTTGGTCTACACACATATGAAGAATACCTTGGATGCACAAACCCAGGGGTTGTTGCATATAAACCGCCTCCTCCTGATCACCATACAACATTTTGTATGTCCAATTGCTGTAGAGACCAGTTTGACGAGACTGCTAAGGAAAGTAGAACACAGATGGTGGTGGGTTTTACTACAGAAGAAAATGTCTCACTGTAGTCTACCACAGGTTGTTGGTGAAATCCTGTGGCTACGAGGCGAGCCTTGCGCCTTTCTAAGGTGCCATCAGCCTTCCTCTTTGTTTTGAGTATCCATTTGGGACCCAAAACATTGAAAGAGGCAGATGGTGGTACCAAATCTCAAGTATGATTATACAACAAAGCATGAAACTCAGTTTGCATTGCCTCTCTCCATTTAGGAGATTTTATGACTTCTATATATGAGGTGGGTTCCTCAGGAACCAGAGTGTGTGTTGAAGTAGTGAGTGAAAGTGAAGGGTGCTTAATAGGCCAGGGTACAGTACCATCAAGATATAAGAGGGGTTTGTGAATATTTACCTGACTGCGTGTAACCATGGGATGTGTGAGGTAGGACACACAGGTTGACTTGGTGAGTGATGATCGCAAGGAGGCAGAGACTCAGTCGTGGAAGGTTTGGGAACTAGTGCGCTTGGAATCGAGGAGGAAGAACTTTGATTTTGAGAGAGTCTGGATTCGACGAAGTTAGGGTTAAATTGGGGAGAATTAGAGGTTGGGTTGGAGCTGTGTGAATGGGTAGAGGCCGTGGATGTGGGAAGAGATGACTGACAAGAAGAGGTATCGATGTCTATTTGAGTGTTGGGCTGAGAGTTGGGCTAAGTGGTAAGTAAAGGAACCATTTGAGAAGTAGAAGTCAGATCCGAAAATAAATGGTTGTGTGCAGAAGATGAAGAGTCTGAGTTGAGCTTAATGGCAAAAGGAAAGTAGGCTTCATTGAATAACACATCTCTTGATATGTAAGTCCGGCCCGAGGAAGGATGTAAACAAATATATCCCTTATGGTTAGGACCATATCCCATGAAAACACAAAATTTAGATCGGAAGTCCATTTTATGCCGATTAAATGGGCATAAATTGGGTCAACATGCAAAcccaaaaactttttaaaatttgtaatatggAGTCTTTTTAAATAAAGCTTGGAAATgggaaatattttgtaaaattggGCTAGGCAtcctatttataaaaaaaaccaatgtTTGGAAAGAGGCATGGATGCATGGGCAAGTAAAGACAGTCCCGTTTCGAATATGTGTCGATGACGCCTCTCAACTGTACCATTTTGAGCATGTGCATAAGGGCAGGTTATGCGATGAACAATGCCTtgatcatgaataatttttttttaagtggtcTAAATTCACCACCAAAATCAGATTGGATAGCTTTGATGTTTggtgaaaaataatttgtaatgaACCGaataaaagcaacaaaaatggaAGAGACATCGGATTTAGATTGAATAGGAAACAACCGAATGTATTTCTTGTGATCATCAATGATAGagaaataaaatctacatcCATTTTGAAGATAACACTGGGGCGGACCCCATACATCTAGAAACATCAATTCAAAAGCTTTCTTAGACTTAGAAGGAGAAGTGGGATGCATAAGTGCATGTAATTTAGACTAGAAACAAGTTGAGCACGGCTGGACATGTTTATTGTTATGGACTGGAAGTTGGAAGCGCCTAACAGTAAAGGTGGTGGTGCACGGTGAAGGGTGGCCAAGTCGATGATGCCAATGATCAAGGGAGGTACGCTCACCAATATACGCTTAAGGGAAACTGAACCCGAAGTAGAATCCGCAACTAAGACATACAAGCCATCTCTAACGATGCCCTGAAGTAGAACCACCCGAGTGAGAGAATCCTTCACGAAAAAAGATGtagagtgaaattcaaaatatacacCATTATCAACACAAAATTGACGGACATAGAGTAAGTTTTTAGTTAAAGATGGAACATGAAGTAGTTGAGAAAGTAAGAAAATGCAAGAGGAAGTTTTACGATGAGCAGAACCAGTGTGTTGAATCAGCATGGTAAAGCCATCTCCAATACTTACTTGGTCCGATCCCTGATAAGACATGGGATACATATTAAGATTAGCAAGGTCAGGTGTAAAATGTGTAGTGGCCGCTGTGTCTAGAAACCACGAATGGAGGTGGGAGCCCAATGGTGCAGAACCAGTGGTGGTCATATTTGATGTAAAAGAAGGAGAGGCTTGATAACTATGGTCAAATCGATGCTAACAGTTAATTGCCGAATGACCAAGCTTCTTACAAACTTAACACACAGGTCATGTGTCActgccatttgaaaaaaaaatgcaatgctCCGAGTCCAGTTCCTCCTCTACCCCGAAAGTTACGACCCCCTCGACCACGACTTGAAGAATGGGAAGATGGAGAGAGTGAGGCAGAGCTCTGAGTAGTTGTCAGATTAGCTTGTAAGGGATTGCCACTGAGAATGGTAGTTTTCTTATGAGAAAGACATGGCTCATGGTTAAGTAAGAAGCTGTAGATTTGGTGAGGGGAGAGGGGGTCAGCTCTTGTTGTAAGGGAGGTCCCAAGGGCATCATAAGCTAAGCCTAGACCCGCAAGGAGATAAACTGAGAATTCAGTGGGTGAGAGAGGTTGTCCAGCAGCATCCAAGGAAGCAGCCAAAGCTTTGACTTTGTGAAAATAATCAATAACAGATTCTAAACCTTTCTTTAATGTGGCAAGCTGATATTGTGTTTGCATAATGTGAGCAATTGATTGTGCAGCAAAAAGGTTTTAAAGAAGGGACCAAACCTTGTGGGAGGTAGTGCACTCTAAAACCTGTGCAAACACTTGCTCAGATAAGGAAAAGTTGAGAGCAGGTAAAATAAGTTGATCTTCCA from Juglans regia cultivar Chandler chromosome 2, Walnut 2.0, whole genome shotgun sequence carries:
- the LOC108999077 gene encoding (+)-cis,trans-nepetalactol synthase NEPS2-like, encoding MTDSTVGNHRSLKGKVAIITGGASGIGEATARLFTQHGTRMVVIADIQDQLGKQVASSIGIDKCSYVHCDVSDEDQVKSTVESTVEKYGQLDIMFSNAGILSSSEQTVLELDILGFDRLFAVNVRGMALCVKHAARAMVERGVSGSIVCTGSVAASHGAKARTDYCMTKHAVLGLVRSASLQLGEHGIRVNSVSPNGLATPLTCRVQGKSVEEVEKVYETFARLKGVLLKVEHVADAVLFLACNEFVSGHDLVVDGVFVPSSSTTTTTTTTT